From Algoriphagus sp. NG3, the proteins below share one genomic window:
- the bshA gene encoding N-acetyl-alpha-D-glucosaminyl L-malate synthase BshA: MKIGIVCYPTFGGSGVVATELGKGLAKNGHEVHFITYKQPTRLDFFSENLFYHEVDIKSYPLFEHAPYELALASKMVSVVKYEQLDLLHVHYAIPHASAAYMAKQILKTEGIQIPVVTTLHGTDITLVGKDPSYEPVVTFSINQSDGVTAVSQDLRKETFAFFDIQREIEVIPNFIDLERFKRQKKEHFKLAICPNGEKLLVHTSNFRKVKRVEDVIRVFYEVRKEIPAKLLLVGDGPERDKMERLCRELGTCDDVRFLGKLDAVEEVLSVADLFLMPSEKESFGLAALEAMACEVPILSSNAGGIPELNIDGVTGYVCQIGDIQSMKEKALYILDEANLPKFKTNALERAKEFDISEILPLYVSYYQKTIESTMAQI; the protein is encoded by the coding sequence ATGAAAATAGGTATTGTTTGCTACCCGACCTTTGGTGGTAGTGGAGTAGTAGCGACAGAACTCGGTAAAGGTCTTGCTAAAAACGGACATGAAGTACACTTCATTACCTACAAGCAACCTACCCGATTGGATTTTTTCAGCGAGAATCTTTTTTATCATGAGGTGGATATCAAAAGCTACCCGCTATTTGAGCATGCGCCTTATGAACTGGCTCTGGCTAGTAAAATGGTGAGCGTGGTCAAGTACGAACAACTGGATCTCCTCCATGTCCATTACGCCATTCCTCATGCTTCTGCGGCATATATGGCCAAGCAGATCCTGAAAACTGAAGGAATACAAATACCTGTAGTGACGACACTTCATGGAACTGACATTACATTGGTGGGCAAAGACCCCAGTTATGAGCCTGTAGTGACTTTCAGTATCAATCAATCGGACGGTGTCACTGCCGTCTCTCAAGACCTGAGAAAAGAAACCTTTGCCTTTTTTGACATACAGCGTGAAATCGAAGTTATTCCAAATTTTATAGATCTGGAGCGGTTTAAGCGTCAGAAAAAGGAGCATTTCAAACTGGCTATCTGTCCAAATGGTGAGAAGCTTTTGGTGCATACTTCCAATTTCAGGAAAGTCAAGCGGGTAGAAGATGTCATCCGTGTTTTCTACGAGGTGAGAAAAGAGATCCCCGCAAAATTGCTTTTGGTGGGAGATGGTCCCGAGCGGGATAAAATGGAGAGGCTATGTAGAGAACTGGGAACTTGCGATGATGTTCGCTTCCTGGGCAAACTGGATGCTGTGGAAGAAGTCCTTTCAGTTGCGGATCTATTTTTGATGCCCTCTGAGAAGGAAAGCTTTGGGCTGGCCGCCTTGGAAGCAATGGCCTGCGAAGTGCCTATACTATCCTCCAATGCAGGAGGCATACCGGAACTTAACATTGATGGTGTGACCGGGTATGTATGTCAGATAGGAGATATACAAAGTATGAAGGAAAAAGCACTTTATATTTTGGATGAAGCCAATCTGCCGAAATTCAAAACAAATGCACTGGAAAGAGCTAA
- a CDS encoding GMC family oxidoreductase, with translation MANLNIRSKQERTYQAIVIGSGASGGWAAKEFGDLGVKTLVLERGRNVEHVKDYPTTNMLPYEFKHRGKLPQKVLDENPIVAKCYAFGEDSEHFFVKDAEQPYIQEKPFDWIRGYQVGGKSLLWARQVQRWSDYDFEGPARDGFAVDWPIRYKDIAPWYSHVEKFAGVSGNKDGLDVLPDGEFLPGYDLNIVEKHFAQKLKETYGGDRHMISSRCAHINGPHEQFTAQGRAFCQNRNLCQRGCPFGGYFSSNASTIPWALKSGNVTLRPDAVVHSIIYDDELGKATGVRVIDAHTKEMEEFYADVIFVNAAATNSNAILMNSTSTRFPNGLGNDSGVLGKYFAFHNYRAGVSASYDGFMEYTTSGGRPTSGYIPRFRNVKKQETDFLRGYAGGFSAYRGGGYVADARVGMELKNNMLNPSPPDGPWRVGSHMMGETIPKESNYIALDKDKLDPYGLPTLKFDVSYDDNDEKMIIDYQEQISEMFEKAGFTDISVRDDHRVPGLDIHEMGGVRMGRDPKTSMLNGDHQLHAVPNVYVTDGACMTSTATQNPTLTYMAFAARAAHHAVSESKKG, from the coding sequence ATGGCTAATCTCAATATCCGTAGCAAACAAGAAAGAACTTACCAAGCGATTGTTATTGGTTCGGGAGCGAGTGGAGGATGGGCAGCCAAGGAGTTTGGTGATCTCGGAGTGAAGACACTTGTATTAGAGCGAGGCAGAAATGTAGAGCACGTCAAGGATTACCCCACCACAAATATGCTACCCTATGAATTTAAGCATAGAGGTAAACTGCCGCAGAAAGTATTGGACGAAAACCCAATAGTAGCTAAGTGCTATGCATTTGGGGAAGATTCCGAGCACTTTTTTGTAAAAGATGCTGAGCAGCCTTACATTCAGGAGAAGCCCTTCGATTGGATCAGAGGCTATCAGGTGGGCGGTAAATCATTGCTTTGGGCAAGGCAGGTGCAGCGCTGGTCAGACTATGATTTTGAAGGCCCGGCCAGGGACGGATTTGCCGTGGATTGGCCCATCAGATATAAGGACATTGCTCCCTGGTACAGCCATGTGGAGAAATTTGCCGGAGTATCCGGGAATAAGGATGGGTTGGATGTACTGCCAGATGGGGAATTTCTCCCAGGTTATGATCTTAATATTGTGGAAAAGCATTTTGCCCAAAAGCTGAAGGAAACGTATGGTGGGGATCGGCACATGATCTCTTCCAGATGTGCTCACATCAATGGGCCGCATGAGCAGTTTACTGCCCAAGGGCGGGCTTTCTGCCAAAACAGAAATCTATGCCAGCGGGGATGTCCTTTTGGGGGATACTTCAGCAGCAATGCTTCTACGATTCCATGGGCCTTAAAAAGTGGAAATGTCACCCTAAGACCGGATGCAGTAGTGCATTCCATTATTTATGATGATGAATTAGGAAAAGCCACTGGCGTAAGAGTAATCGATGCGCACACCAAGGAAATGGAAGAGTTTTACGCTGATGTCATTTTTGTCAATGCCGCTGCGACCAATTCCAACGCTATCTTGATGAACTCTACCTCCACCCGATTCCCAAATGGTCTTGGGAATGACAGTGGAGTGTTGGGCAAATATTTTGCGTTCCACAATTATAGAGCTGGAGTAAGTGCATCTTATGATGGGTTTATGGAGTACACCACTTCTGGAGGAAGACCTACAAGTGGCTATATTCCTAGATTCAGGAATGTGAAAAAACAGGAAACCGACTTCCTTCGAGGGTATGCCGGAGGCTTCAGTGCCTACCGGGGCGGTGGCTATGTGGCAGATGCAAGGGTAGGAATGGAATTGAAAAACAACATGTTGAACCCTTCTCCACCGGATGGGCCTTGGAGAGTAGGGTCGCATATGATGGGAGAGACTATCCCAAAAGAGTCGAATTACATCGCTTTGGACAAAGATAAGCTTGACCCCTATGGGCTTCCTACCTTAAAATTCGATGTGTCCTATGACGACAATGATGAAAAAATGATCATTGACTATCAGGAGCAGATTTCTGAAATGTTTGAGAAAGCAGGATTTACAGATATTTCAGTTCGTGACGACCACCGGGTTCCGGGGCTGGATATCCATGAAATGGGAGGCGTGCGTATGGGCAGAGATCCTAAAACTTCCATGCTCAATGGGGATCACCAACTTCATGCTGTGCCCAATGTGTATGTGACTGATGGAGCTTGTATGACTTCTACTGCTACACAAAATCCTACCCTGACCTATATGGCCTTTGCTGCTAGAGCCGCTCACCATGCGGTAAGTGAGAGTAAAAAAGGATAG
- a CDS encoding gluconate 2-dehydrogenase subunit 3 family protein, translating into MNRRIALRHLALISGGLALIPSCDFSNDDILEAYENLKITNTQKQLLGEISNSIIPAGELKGALDLEVPDFILVMVNDCLQKEDQELFTQGLAAFPAYAKESGGGKFEKLDTKEKEDLIQQGLIREEEKNKALSYFLNTTKRLTMQGYMASEYIQTDVIPYSLIPGTYNGAVLISDIQKPRING; encoded by the coding sequence ATGAACAGACGAATTGCGCTCAGGCATTTGGCACTGATATCGGGAGGGCTTGCCTTAATACCTTCCTGTGATTTCAGCAACGATGATATCCTGGAGGCCTATGAAAACCTGAAAATCACCAATACCCAAAAACAACTTTTGGGAGAAATATCAAACAGCATCATCCCGGCTGGGGAACTGAAGGGAGCATTGGATCTAGAAGTACCGGATTTTATATTGGTCATGGTCAATGATTGCCTTCAAAAGGAAGATCAGGAGCTTTTCACCCAAGGCTTAGCTGCATTTCCGGCCTATGCCAAGGAATCAGGAGGAGGCAAGTTTGAGAAACTGGATACCAAGGAGAAAGAAGACCTTATCCAACAAGGACTGATACGGGAAGAAGAAAAAAACAAAGCCCTTTCTTATTTTCTGAATACCACCAAGCGGCTTACTATGCAGGGGTATATGGCATCAGAATATATTCAGACTGATGTAATTCCCTATTCTCTTATTCCAGGCACTTACAATGGAGCTGTGCTGATTTCTGATATTCAAAAACCTCGAATTAATGGCTAA
- a CDS encoding alpha-L-fucosidase has translation MRKTLWFAVLLSFTYCTEKAAPPIPVLPVPEARQIAWQELEFYGFVHFNMNTFSDREWGFGDEKPEMFDPSDLQPRQWAQVASEAGMKGLIITAKHHDGFVLWPSAYTEHSIKNSPWKDGKGDLIKELAEACKEYGLKFGIYYSPWDRNHPDYGKPEYITYMRNQLTELLSNYGDVFEVWFDGANGGDGYYGGANETRKVDKLTYYDWPNTYKLVRDLQPGAMMFSDGGPDVRWVGNEHGFAYETTWSNLMRDSVYAGMPEYPEKYASGQEDGTHWVPAEADVSIRPGWYYHKYEDHKVRSLPDLLEIYYKSIGRNSSLLINFPVDTRGLIHENDVEAILKFSEKIKEDFANNLAPQARAMANDERGAGYEVENVLDGDYGTYWTTKDGANSGEITLDFGDEITFNRLLLQEYTPLGQRVKSFVLEKKTDGNWEKIAEATTIGYKRILRFPDVKASSVRIRFTDGKDIPVISEIGIYNAPKLLLPPTFSRNKAGEITLESPEEGLEVYYALDGSKPSKESKKYSSPFQLENPVTLQAISLNPATGKISEAITVEVDLAKTKWTSPQGEKLIDENPQTYVASKDNSVTINLGEEVALRGFTYMPMQARYPSGFITNYVFEVSSDGESFRSVASGEFSNIVNSPIEQIIRFDEVKAKFIRLKASKTADGNDATFAEVGVLSK, from the coding sequence ATGAGAAAAACGCTTTGGTTTGCTGTATTGCTTTCCTTTACCTACTGCACTGAAAAAGCTGCGCCTCCTATCCCGGTTTTACCTGTACCTGAAGCTCGCCAGATAGCTTGGCAGGAACTGGAATTCTATGGCTTTGTCCATTTCAATATGAACACGTTCTCCGATAGGGAATGGGGCTTTGGAGATGAAAAACCTGAGATGTTCGATCCCTCTGATCTGCAACCCAGACAATGGGCGCAAGTCGCTTCGGAGGCTGGTATGAAGGGGCTGATCATCACGGCCAAGCATCATGATGGCTTTGTACTTTGGCCTTCAGCCTATACGGAACATTCTATTAAAAACAGTCCATGGAAGGATGGAAAGGGTGATTTGATCAAGGAATTGGCCGAAGCATGCAAGGAATATGGATTGAAGTTCGGGATTTATTATTCCCCTTGGGATAGAAATCACCCAGACTATGGCAAGCCTGAATATATTACTTACATGCGTAACCAGCTGACCGAGTTACTCAGCAACTACGGGGATGTGTTTGAAGTTTGGTTTGATGGGGCAAATGGAGGTGATGGATACTATGGAGGAGCAAATGAAACCAGAAAGGTGGACAAGCTTACCTATTACGATTGGCCTAACACATATAAACTTGTCCGCGATCTACAGCCGGGAGCGATGATGTTCTCGGACGGAGGACCAGATGTGAGATGGGTAGGAAATGAACATGGCTTTGCCTACGAAACCACTTGGTCCAATCTGATGCGTGATTCGGTCTATGCCGGAATGCCTGAGTACCCGGAAAAATACGCTTCCGGACAGGAAGACGGTACACATTGGGTGCCTGCGGAGGCTGACGTTTCCATACGCCCAGGCTGGTATTATCACAAGTATGAGGATCACAAAGTACGCTCATTGCCGGACTTACTTGAAATCTACTATAAAAGTATAGGAAGAAACAGTTCCCTACTTATCAATTTCCCGGTAGATACACGGGGTCTGATCCATGAAAACGATGTGGAGGCGATCCTGAAATTTTCAGAAAAGATCAAAGAAGACTTTGCCAATAATTTGGCTCCTCAAGCTAGGGCAATGGCAAATGACGAGAGAGGTGCAGGATATGAAGTGGAAAATGTTCTGGACGGTGATTATGGAACGTATTGGACTACTAAAGACGGTGCCAATTCTGGTGAAATCACCTTGGACTTTGGTGATGAGATCACGTTCAATAGATTGCTTTTGCAAGAATATACACCTCTCGGCCAGCGGGTGAAAAGCTTTGTGTTGGAAAAGAAAACGGATGGAAATTGGGAAAAAATCGCCGAAGCCACTACAATAGGTTACAAGAGAATTCTAAGGTTCCCTGATGTAAAAGCCAGCTCGGTCCGCATACGGTTTACCGATGGCAAAGACATCCCTGTAATTTCAGAAATCGGGATTTACAATGCTCCCAAACTCCTGCTGCCTCCTACTTTCTCCAGAAACAAAGCGGGGGAAATCACTTTGGAAAGTCCAGAAGAAGGCCTGGAAGTTTATTACGCACTAGATGGATCGAAGCCTTCCAAAGAGAGCAAAAAGTACTCTTCTCCCTTCCAGTTAGAAAATCCCGTTACACTTCAAGCCATTTCCCTAAATCCCGCCACTGGCAAAATAAGTGAAGCGATCACTGTAGAAGTAGATTTGGCAAAAACTAAATGGACATCTCCGCAGGGAGAAAAGCTGATAGATGAAAATCCCCAGACTTACGTAGCCAGCAAGGATAACAGCGTTACCATCAACCTGGGGGAGGAAGTAGCGCTCAGAGGATTTACCTATATGCCGATGCAGGCACGCTATCCAAGTGGATTTATTACGAATTACGTTTTTGAAGTGAGTTCCGATGGCGAAAGCTTCCGTTCTGTGGCTTCGGGCGAATTCTCCAATATCGTCAATAGCCCAATTGAGCAGATAATCCGATTTGACGAAGTCAAAGCCAAATTCATCCGTCTAAAAGCCAGTAAAACGGCCGATGGCAATGATGCGACATTTGCTGAGGTGGGAGTTCTTTCCAAATAG
- a CDS encoding TonB-dependent receptor domain-containing protein, translated as MNKTFTLLCLLFSTWAHAQISVKIVDSESRQPLENVRASVNGEFMASSNQSGEIKITNTEKLLIRFEVEGYEPINKEVSPGKELVVYMTKKFMNLSEITVSAFESERGILEQSASIAVVSEQDFNRFNETSLVNSFNTKPGIRIEERAPASYRISIRGSSLRAPFGVRNVKVYWNDVPFTSPDGTTALNLLDLSNIRTAEVIKGPSGSIYGAGNGGVVNLYSPANPAGGRVSADFMVGDFGMTRYKLGISQQVGNGGFEASYVSQKADGYREHSAMDRQVFQLGGFFNVSEKQEIRTQLLISDLNYQIPGALNADQLAEDPTQARPGSAAQNSSIAQQSVFASIGHLYRFTPKLKNSTTLYLNTNDFENPFILDYKKELGFGYGGRTAFTFDGKLAGKDLRIIAGGEYQSSVTDAQNFGNRAGVADTVRFADKLGAKQGFLFQQAEWDLMENFMVTFALSENFSSLEVDRQIDASGGATGLQTRKFDPVVVPRFALNYQFNDYSGIYGSISSGFSPPTIDEVRTNEGSLNLDLEAEKGLNYEVGYRMGKGKLNLDVTAFYFKLDQTITTYTNTQGVVLFRNAGSTDQKGIETAIDYALIQSQTTFVRDLKIGTAFTGHYFTFKNYQQGDNDYSGNDLTGVSPNTLVSRLDLRTSPGFYLNFTHQFVDEIPLNDGNTVYQDAYNLVNMRFGWARSFAGKWELEAFAGVDNLTDEVYSLGNDLNPFGGRYYQPAPERNWYGGVKVAFVY; from the coding sequence ATGAATAAAACTTTCACTCTTCTCTGCCTATTATTTTCCACTTGGGCTCATGCCCAGATATCTGTTAAAATTGTGGATTCAGAAAGCCGCCAACCCTTGGAAAATGTGCGGGCTAGCGTCAATGGAGAATTTATGGCCAGCAGCAATCAGAGTGGAGAGATCAAAATTACGAATACTGAGAAGTTGCTTATTCGCTTCGAGGTAGAAGGATATGAACCTATAAATAAAGAGGTCAGCCCTGGAAAAGAGCTGGTAGTCTATATGACTAAAAAATTTATGAATCTTTCAGAAATAACTGTCTCTGCATTTGAATCCGAGCGGGGAATCCTTGAGCAATCGGCCTCCATAGCAGTAGTTTCGGAGCAGGATTTCAACCGGTTCAATGAGACCTCACTCGTTAATTCCTTCAACACCAAACCCGGAATCCGTATAGAAGAGCGTGCCCCCGCAAGTTATAGAATATCAATCCGTGGCAGTTCTCTTCGTGCGCCCTTTGGTGTCAGAAATGTGAAGGTTTATTGGAACGATGTGCCATTTACTTCACCTGATGGCACGACTGCTTTAAACCTTCTGGATCTTTCCAATATCAGAACCGCTGAAGTAATCAAAGGGCCATCTGGAAGTATTTATGGGGCAGGAAATGGTGGAGTGGTAAACCTATATAGCCCAGCAAATCCGGCAGGCGGGAGAGTTTCTGCGGATTTTATGGTTGGTGACTTCGGAATGACACGCTATAAACTGGGGATTTCCCAGCAAGTGGGAAATGGCGGGTTTGAGGCTTCTTACGTCAGCCAGAAGGCAGATGGTTATCGAGAGCATTCGGCGATGGACAGGCAGGTATTTCAGCTAGGGGGTTTTTTCAATGTGTCTGAGAAACAGGAAATCCGTACACAATTGCTCATTTCCGACCTGAACTACCAAATCCCCGGTGCTTTGAATGCCGATCAGCTGGCAGAAGATCCTACCCAGGCAAGACCCGGTTCTGCAGCACAAAACAGTTCTATAGCCCAGCAATCAGTTTTTGCTTCAATAGGCCATTTATACAGGTTTACACCTAAACTTAAAAACTCCACAACGCTCTATCTCAATACCAATGATTTTGAAAACCCTTTCATTTTGGATTACAAAAAAGAACTGGGTTTTGGATATGGGGGAAGGACGGCATTTACTTTTGATGGGAAACTGGCAGGAAAAGACCTGAGGATCATTGCCGGGGGAGAGTACCAAAGCAGCGTGACGGATGCGCAGAATTTCGGAAATAGAGCAGGAGTAGCAGATACCGTGCGTTTTGCGGATAAACTTGGTGCCAAGCAGGGCTTTCTGTTTCAGCAGGCCGAATGGGATTTGATGGAAAATTTTATGGTGACTTTCGCTCTCAGTGAAAATTTCAGCAGCTTGGAGGTCGACCGACAAATAGACGCATCGGGCGGAGCTACTGGCCTGCAGACCAGAAAATTTGATCCGGTTGTAGTTCCCCGATTTGCACTCAATTATCAATTCAATGACTACTCTGGAATTTACGGGAGTATCAGCAGCGGTTTTTCACCTCCTACCATCGATGAAGTACGGACAAATGAAGGCAGTCTGAATCTAGATTTGGAAGCGGAAAAAGGGTTGAATTATGAAGTGGGCTATAGAATGGGGAAAGGGAAGCTGAATCTGGATGTGACTGCATTTTACTTCAAGCTGGACCAGACCATCACTACGTATACCAACACCCAGGGAGTTGTGCTTTTTAGAAATGCCGGCTCCACGGACCAGAAAGGTATAGAAACAGCGATTGATTATGCGTTGATCCAAAGCCAAACAACATTTGTCAGAGATCTTAAAATCGGGACAGCGTTTACCGGGCATTATTTCACATTCAAGAATTACCAGCAAGGGGACAACGATTACTCGGGCAATGACCTCACAGGGGTTTCGCCCAATACCTTGGTCAGCCGACTGGATCTTCGCACTTCACCGGGTTTTTATCTGAATTTCACCCATCAATTTGTGGATGAAATCCCGCTGAATGATGGTAATACTGTTTATCAAGATGCTTACAATCTCGTGAATATGCGTTTTGGCTGGGCAAGAAGCTTTGCAGGCAAGTGGGAATTGGAAGCCTTTGCCGGGGTGGACAACCTGACTGATGAAGTGTACTCTCTGGGTAACGATCTTAATCCCTTTGGCGGAAGATATTATCAGCCTGCTCCAGAGAGGAATTGGTATGGTGGAGTGAAAGTGGCGTTTGTCTATTAG
- a CDS encoding OsmC family protein translates to MIRKATAVWQGTGKDGKGTLTTPSTVLDKTQYSFGSRFESGVGTNPEELIAAAHSGCFAMKLSFNLQEAGYTADELDVTANITFEEGTLKKSHLVLKAKVEGIAQDKFDELVKDAEENCPISRVLDLEISVESTLNA, encoded by the coding sequence ATGATCAGAAAAGCAACTGCCGTATGGCAAGGAACAGGAAAAGACGGAAAAGGAACACTGACCACACCAAGCACTGTCCTAGACAAAACCCAGTATTCTTTCGGCTCCAGATTTGAAAGCGGAGTAGGAACCAATCCTGAAGAATTGATCGCAGCTGCACATTCAGGATGCTTTGCAATGAAACTGAGCTTTAACCTTCAGGAAGCCGGATACACTGCCGATGAACTGGATGTAACTGCGAATATCACTTTTGAAGAAGGAACATTGAAGAAATCACACTTGGTACTTAAGGCAAAAGTAGAGGGTATAGCCCAGGACAAGTTTGATGAGCTGGTGAAGGATGCGGAGGAAAACTGCCCTATTTCAAGAGTTTTGGATTTGGAAATCAGTGTAGAAAGCACCTTGAACGCTTAA
- a CDS encoding glycosyltransferase, with protein MATGKKKLKIAIMGAKGYPYVYGGYDTMIRELGERLVKKGVHVRVYNHRALFPVKPRYVNGIECIYTIAIESKKLTQLSHSFFSMMHACFSDIDVILVVNSANGPFGAIARFFRKKTVINVDGLEWLRPKWHGIASKYFFWASKMSTKYYDQLINDSDEMQRVYKELFNADSKVIAYGANPQVDVDSAPIEKWGFKSQQYFLIVGRLIPDNNADLIIEGFLKSDSRRKLVVVGDVPFDDDYATVLKQKEDERVLFLGYVTDPNELAAWYSHCFAYFHGHEYGGTNPAMLKALGFGCAILALDTPFNQEMLQNGKHGWYFKKTTASVKDIVEAAESSTERMAYFRKTAREGLIQRYNWDYVTDQYLEVFEQLSGKKVLKNPPETPKFEEVER; from the coding sequence ATGGCAACAGGTAAGAAAAAACTAAAAATAGCCATAATGGGAGCAAAAGGGTATCCCTATGTCTATGGTGGATACGATACCATGATCCGTGAACTCGGGGAGCGCCTGGTGAAAAAAGGGGTACATGTTCGGGTGTATAATCACAGAGCTCTTTTTCCTGTAAAGCCTCGCTATGTCAACGGCATAGAATGCATCTACACCATAGCAATAGAATCAAAAAAACTGACCCAACTCTCGCACAGTTTTTTTTCCATGATGCATGCCTGTTTTTCCGATATAGATGTGATTTTGGTCGTAAACAGCGCAAATGGTCCTTTCGGGGCAATAGCTAGGTTTTTTAGGAAAAAAACAGTTATCAACGTGGATGGGCTGGAATGGTTAAGACCAAAATGGCATGGGATCGCATCAAAATATTTCTTCTGGGCTTCAAAGATGTCCACTAAATACTACGATCAGCTGATCAATGATTCGGATGAAATGCAGCGGGTCTATAAGGAATTGTTCAATGCAGATTCCAAAGTGATTGCCTATGGGGCTAATCCCCAGGTGGATGTTGATTCCGCACCTATCGAAAAGTGGGGGTTCAAATCCCAGCAGTACTTTCTCATCGTGGGCAGGCTTATTCCGGACAACAATGCCGACCTGATTATCGAAGGTTTTTTGAAATCGGACAGTCGTCGAAAACTGGTCGTCGTAGGGGATGTGCCCTTTGACGATGACTACGCTACGGTCCTTAAGCAAAAAGAAGATGAACGGGTGCTTTTCCTAGGCTATGTCACTGACCCCAATGAATTAGCGGCCTGGTATTCACACTGCTTTGCCTATTTTCATGGACACGAATACGGTGGTACCAATCCTGCTATGCTGAAAGCACTTGGTTTTGGATGTGCGATCCTGGCTTTGGACACGCCATTCAATCAGGAAATGCTGCAAAATGGAAAACATGGTTGGTATTTCAAGAAAACCACAGCCTCTGTAAAAGACATCGTAGAAGCTGCGGAAAGCAGTACTGAAAGAATGGCCTATTTCAGAAAAACGGCCCGTGAAGGGTTGATTCAGCGGTACAACTGGGATTATGTGACGGATCAGTACTTGGAGGTTTTCGAACAATTGTCCGGAAAGAAAGTCCTGAAAAACCCGCCTGAAACTCCTAAATTTGAAGAAGTGGAGCGATAA
- a CDS encoding glycosyltransferase family 4 protein, which produces MNVLFLHSTSDLYGSARIFLEVTKIYSSLGLNPVVVISGEGPLADALRENNIPVKIRNLGVLRRKYNSPLGLINRLGKILKSYLFLSSLHREYKFDLVYTNTLGVLVGAFWAKKNNLPHIWHIHEILENPEMLVRLMCKLMDSSTPQPITVSESVGDFWQRKLRFSRPLTIHNGIPYDAFLVPYPKAKSELHIPEDGLVITMIGRINPGKGQLFFLELARRLCISYPQLKFVMVGDAYPGYEAIGEQINEFIIQHKLNDNIVDLGFRKDIPRILAATDIFMMPSVLPDSLPTVILEAMASGCPVVATRSGGSSEMVLDNQTGYLIPINDLEQGENALIKLILDPKLRETFGEAGRKHVLEHFSLESFKENITDHLWQQVRKN; this is translated from the coding sequence GTGAACGTTCTCTTTCTCCACAGTACTTCGGATCTATATGGATCTGCAAGGATTTTTCTCGAAGTAACCAAAATATACAGTTCCTTAGGGTTGAATCCGGTTGTAGTGATTTCCGGGGAAGGACCGCTGGCGGATGCATTGCGTGAAAACAACATACCTGTAAAGATCCGGAACCTGGGGGTGCTCAGACGCAAATACAACTCGCCCCTCGGACTGATAAATAGGCTGGGCAAGATTTTAAAAAGCTATCTTTTCCTGAGTTCCCTGCACAGGGAATATAAGTTTGACCTGGTTTACACCAATACTCTTGGAGTCTTAGTCGGTGCTTTTTGGGCTAAAAAAAACAATCTTCCGCACATTTGGCACATTCATGAGATTCTGGAAAACCCGGAAATGCTTGTCAGACTTATGTGTAAACTCATGGACAGCTCCACGCCACAGCCCATCACCGTTTCTGAATCCGTAGGGGATTTTTGGCAGCGGAAATTACGTTTTTCCCGTCCACTGACCATCCATAACGGTATCCCCTATGATGCTTTTCTAGTGCCTTATCCTAAGGCTAAATCAGAACTTCATATTCCCGAAGATGGCTTGGTGATTACTATGATTGGCAGGATCAATCCAGGCAAAGGACAACTGTTTTTTCTTGAGCTCGCCAGAAGACTGTGTATTTCCTATCCACAGTTAAAATTCGTCATGGTGGGTGATGCATATCCCGGTTACGAAGCTATAGGTGAGCAGATCAATGAGTTTATAATCCAGCATAAGCTAAATGACAACATCGTCGATCTCGGATTCCGAAAAGACATTCCCAGGATTCTGGCAGCTACAGATATATTTATGATGCCCTCAGTGCTCCCCGACTCGCTACCCACGGTAATTCTGGAAGCAATGGCCTCCGGGTGTCCCGTGGTAGCTACCCGTTCAGGAGGATCCTCTGAAATGGTATTAGACAATCAAACTGGATATTTAATTCCGATAAACGATCTGGAACAAGGGGAAAATGCGTTAATTAAGTTAATTTTGGACCCAAAGCTTCGGGAGACTTTTGGCGAAGCTGGCAGAAAACATGTACTGGAGCACTTCAGTTTGGAAAGTTTTAAGGAAAATATCACGGACCATTTATGGCAACAGGTAAGAAAAAACTAA